The following are encoded in a window of Chloroflexaceae bacterium genomic DNA:
- the cofC gene encoding 2-phospho-L-lactate guanylyltransferase, giving the protein MKPINNLHAIVPVKALDQAKSRLACALTPPERRRLTLEMLERVLAALNAAPLAAVWVVSPDAEVLERAAALGARPLLESRAELNPALEQARSAARAAGAAALIVVPADVPLVNPEDIVAMAGLLARGADMVLAPDALGMGTNALALRAGAEVPFRFGGNSAAIHLRAAVERGLVARLYRSSRLALDVDDPTGLARYRAELAALPLQG; this is encoded by the coding sequence ATGAAACCTATCAACAACCTGCATGCCATTGTCCCCGTCAAGGCCCTGGACCAGGCCAAATCGCGGCTGGCCTGCGCCCTGACGCCGCCAGAGCGGCGGCGGCTGACGCTCGAGATGCTGGAACGGGTGCTGGCGGCGTTGAACGCGGCGCCGCTGGCCGCCGTATGGGTGGTCAGTCCCGACGCCGAGGTGCTGGAACGGGCCGCTGCGCTCGGCGCGCGCCCGCTCCTCGAGAGCCGCGCGGAGTTGAACCCCGCTCTGGAGCAGGCCCGCAGCGCCGCGCGCGCCGCGGGCGCCGCGGCGCTGATCGTCGTGCCCGCCGACGTGCCCCTGGTTAACCCCGAAGACATTGTGGCAATGGCCGGCTTGCTCGCCAGGGGCGCCGATATGGTGCTGGCGCCCGATGCCCTGGGCATGGGCACCAACGCCCTGGCTCTGCGCGCGGGGGCTGAGGTGCCCTTCCGCTTCGGCGGCAACAGCGCCGCCATCCACCTGCGCGCCGCAGTTGAGCGCGGCCTGGTCGCCCGGCTCTACCGCTCGTCGCGTCTGGCCCTCGATGTGGACGACCCCACCGGCCTGGCGCGCTACCGCGCTGAACTGGCGGCTCTGCCACTTCAGGGCTGA
- the cofD gene encoding 2-phospho-L-lactate transferase gives MIVVLAGGVGAARFLEGVVQVVLPATVTAIVNTGDDFELHGLTIAPDLDIVTCTLAGVIDPLQGWGIADDTTACLEWLGRLGGPTWFKLGDRDLALHIRRTELLRAGHSLSAVADAFRQALGVAVRILPMSDDPAPTHILTDAGEFHFEEYLVRRRAQDAVRGVRLHAAGPAAPAPGVLEAIAGATAVLIAPSNPVVSIGPILALPGLRAALRETPAPVVAVSPIVGGAAIKGPAVPLMRAVGMEVSALGVARAYADVLDGIIIDSVDADLVPAIEALGMRVAVTDTIMRGPPEKARLARVALALAGMEL, from the coding sequence ATGATAGTCGTACTGGCCGGCGGCGTTGGCGCGGCCCGTTTTCTTGAAGGGGTCGTGCAGGTGGTTCTACCCGCAACAGTGACCGCCATTGTCAACACCGGCGATGACTTTGAACTGCACGGCCTGACCATCGCTCCCGATCTGGACATCGTCACCTGTACCCTGGCGGGGGTGATTGACCCGTTGCAGGGTTGGGGCATCGCCGATGACACCACCGCCTGCCTGGAGTGGCTGGGACGGCTTGGCGGGCCGACCTGGTTCAAACTCGGCGACCGTGACCTGGCCCTGCACATCCGCCGCACTGAGCTGCTGCGCGCCGGGCACAGCCTGAGCGCCGTGGCCGACGCCTTTCGCCAGGCCCTCGGCGTGGCGGTGCGCATCCTGCCGATGAGCGACGATCCGGCCCCAACCCACATTCTCACCGACGCGGGCGAGTTCCATTTCGAGGAATACCTGGTGCGCCGGCGCGCCCAGGATGCGGTGCGTGGCGTGCGCCTGCACGCCGCCGGCCCCGCTGCGCCGGCTCCCGGGGTGCTGGAGGCCATCGCCGGGGCCACGGCAGTGCTGATTGCGCCGAGCAACCCCGTGGTCAGCATCGGGCCGATCCTGGCCCTGCCAGGGCTGCGCGCAGCCCTGCGGGAAACCCCGGCCCCCGTGGTGGCGGTCAGCCCGATCGTTGGCGGCGCGGCGATCAAGGGTCCGGCCGTGCCGCTGATGCGCGCCGTGGGGATGGAGGTCTCGGCCCTGGGGGTGGCGCGGGCCTACGCCGATGTACTTGACGGGATTATTATTGACTCAGTGGATGCCGATCTTGTCCCCGCCATCGAGGCGCTGGGAATGCGCGTCGCCGTTACCGATACGATCATGCGCGGCCCGCCCGAAAAGGCCCGTCTGGCGCGTGTCGCTCTGGCTCTGGCGGGTATGGAGTTGTAG
- a CDS encoding DUF5995 family protein — translation MSRDIQLTTRMAEQIGLWDRCGDRRAIFLNCYARMTGNMFAAVQAGRFHDPLWVTDLIHNFAAYYFQAIAAYESADPRLPTSWRAAFDRAGRAETPVVVSLLLGVNAHINYDLVQVLADMLGPVWRDLAPQTRHERYADYTIVNAVIAETIDRVQDEVVEPYARLMQALDVVCGPLDEWCAARLLKGWRADVWSQALAIIEAPDPPTGLALRRRADDLALARVSLLLDRGELGARVFGYPLRWLARLRLI, via the coding sequence ATGTCCCGCGACATCCAACTGACCACGCGGATGGCCGAGCAGATTGGCCTCTGGGACCGCTGTGGCGATCGCCGCGCGATCTTCCTGAACTGCTATGCCCGAATGACCGGCAATATGTTTGCCGCCGTTCAGGCTGGACGTTTCCACGACCCGCTCTGGGTCACCGATCTTATCCACAATTTTGCCGCCTACTACTTCCAGGCCATAGCAGCCTATGAGAGCGCGGATCCGCGCCTCCCCACGTCCTGGCGCGCGGCCTTCGACCGCGCTGGCCGGGCGGAAACGCCGGTGGTGGTCAGTCTGCTCCTCGGTGTCAACGCCCATATCAACTACGATCTGGTGCAGGTGCTCGCCGACATGCTCGGCCCCGTCTGGCGCGATCTCGCTCCGCAGACGCGACACGAGCGTTATGCCGACTATACCATCGTCAACGCAGTGATCGCTGAAACGATTGATCGCGTGCAAGACGAGGTGGTTGAACCCTACGCGCGCTTGATGCAGGCGCTCGATGTGGTCTGCGGCCCGCTCGATGAGTGGTGCGCTGCGCGCCTGCTCAAAGGTTGGCGCGCCGATGTGTGGTCCCAGGCGCTGGCCATCATCGAGGCCCCGGACCCGCCCACGGGCCTGGCGCTGCGCCGCCGCGCCGATGACCTGGCCCTGGCCCGCGTCAGCCTCTTGCTCGACCGTGGCGAGCTGGGAGCGCGGGTGTTTGGCTACCCATTGCGCTGGCTCGCTCGCCTGCGGCTCATATGA
- a CDS encoding nitroreductase family protein, protein MDLFSIIRGRRSVRAFRPDPLAREQIEAVLEAARWAPSPHGRQPWRFVVLTSLEARTRLAEAMGATWRRQLALDGQDDATIEARFNKSRQRIIGAPVVVLLCLYLEDLDVYPDAERQAAEVTMAVQSLGCAAQNMLLAAYALGFDGGWMCAPLFCQETVRAALGLDATLHPHALITLGYAAKDPLRRPRRPLEELVVQWE, encoded by the coding sequence ATGGACCTCTTCAGCATTATCCGTGGGCGACGCTCGGTGCGGGCCTTTCGCCCCGACCCTCTCGCCCGCGAGCAGATCGAGGCCGTGCTGGAGGCGGCCCGCTGGGCGCCCTCACCCCACGGGCGCCAGCCATGGCGCTTCGTGGTGCTGACCAGCCTTGAGGCCCGCACGCGCCTGGCCGAGGCTATGGGCGCGACCTGGCGGCGCCAACTGGCCCTCGATGGACAGGACGATGCTACCATCGAGGCGCGCTTTAACAAATCGCGCCAGCGGATCATCGGCGCGCCGGTGGTGGTGCTCCTCTGCCTCTACCTGGAGGACCTCGACGTCTACCCCGATGCCGAGCGGCAGGCCGCCGAGGTCACCATGGCCGTGCAGAGCCTGGGCTGCGCCGCCCAGAACATGCTCCTCGCCGCCTATGCCCTCGGCTTCGATGGCGGCTGGATGTGCGCGCCCCTCTTCTGCCAGGAGACCGTGCGCGCCGCCCTCGGCCTTGATGCAACCTTGCACCCCCATGCGCTGATCACCCTCGGCTACGCCGCGAAAGATCCGCTACGGCGTCCCCGGCGTCCCCTGGAGGAACTGGTGGTGCAGTGGGAGTGA
- the cofE gene encoding coenzyme F420-0:L-glutamate ligase: MTAEVRIIPVRGVGEVRPGDDLARLLLTALDANGQLLAPGDVLVVTQKIVSKAEGRLVDPAQVEPSAFARQVAAQGRKDAAYYEVVLRESRRIVKMANGVLITETPHGLICANSGVDESNVAGGQIVSLLPEDPDASAARLRAAIREAAGVTVAVIISDTFGRPWREGQVNVAIGCAGIAPLIDYAGATDPYGYTMQATLIAVADELASAAELVMGKIDGVPAAIVRGYAYTPSEEATARRLIRDPRFDLFR; this comes from the coding sequence ATGACCGCGGAGGTGCGGATCATCCCCGTGCGCGGCGTGGGCGAGGTGCGCCCCGGCGATGACCTGGCGCGCCTGCTGCTCACGGCCCTCGATGCCAACGGGCAACTGCTCGCGCCGGGTGATGTGCTCGTTGTCACCCAGAAGATCGTATCGAAGGCCGAGGGCCGCCTGGTTGACCCCGCGCAGGTCGAGCCTTCGGCCTTCGCGCGCCAGGTGGCCGCGCAGGGGCGCAAGGACGCGGCGTACTACGAGGTGGTGCTGCGCGAAAGCCGGCGCATCGTCAAAATGGCTAATGGCGTGCTGATCACCGAAACCCCCCACGGCCTGATCTGCGCCAACAGCGGCGTAGACGAGTCCAACGTGGCCGGCGGCCAGATTGTCTCGTTGTTGCCCGAGGACCCGGACGCGAGCGCCGCACGGCTCCGCGCCGCCATTCGCGAGGCCGCCGGGGTGACGGTGGCGGTGATTATCTCCGACACCTTCGGTCGCCCGTGGCGCGAGGGCCAGGTGAATGTGGCTATCGGCTGCGCCGGCATCGCGCCACTGATCGATTATGCCGGCGCTACCGACCCCTATGGCTACACCATGCAGGCGACACTGATCGCCGTCGCCGATGAACTGGCCAGCGCCGCCGAGCTGGTGATGGGGAAGATTGACGGCGTGCCTGCGGCGATCGTGCGCGGATACGCCTACACCCCCAGCGAGGAGGCCACCGCGCGACGCCTCATCCGCGATCCGCGCTTCGATCTGTTTCGTTGA
- the mtnP gene encoding S-methyl-5'-thioadenosine phosphorylase — MSQATIGVIGGSGLYAMEGLEDVEEVSLETPFGAPSDAFIIGTLGGRRVAFLPRHGRGHRLNPSEVPSRANVYAFKQLGVQYLISVSAVGSLREEYAPGHVVIPDQLFDRTRGIRPATFFENGVVAHVSFDKPFCPGLSQRLYAAAKAAGATVHRGGTLVVMEGPAFSTKAESEENRRRGHSLIGMTALPEAKLAREAEIAYATLAMVTDYDVWHPDHDAVTVETIVAVLQANAVLAQRIVRHVVDLIGDGFESPAHSALATAIITDRSCIPAEARERLRVIAGKYLDAS; from the coding sequence ATGTCCCAGGCCACGATCGGCGTGATCGGCGGCAGCGGGCTCTACGCAATGGAGGGCCTGGAAGACGTGGAGGAGGTGTCGCTGGAGACGCCCTTCGGCGCTCCCAGCGACGCGTTCATCATTGGCACGCTCGGGGGTCGCCGGGTGGCATTTTTGCCCCGTCACGGTCGTGGGCACCGGCTCAACCCCAGCGAGGTGCCCAGCCGCGCCAATGTCTATGCCTTCAAGCAACTGGGAGTTCAGTATCTGATCTCGGTGAGCGCCGTTGGCTCACTGCGGGAAGAGTACGCGCCGGGACATGTGGTTATCCCCGATCAACTTTTCGACCGCACCAGAGGCATCCGCCCGGCGACATTCTTCGAGAATGGCGTGGTGGCCCATGTGAGCTTCGATAAGCCGTTCTGCCCCGGTCTGAGCCAGCGGCTGTACGCCGCGGCGAAAGCGGCCGGCGCGACCGTTCATCGTGGCGGCACCCTGGTGGTAATGGAAGGCCCGGCATTCTCTACCAAGGCCGAGAGCGAGGAGAACCGCCGCCGCGGCCATTCGCTGATCGGCATGACCGCCCTGCCCGAAGCCAAGCTGGCCCGCGAGGCCGAGATCGCCTACGCCACCCTCGCCATGGTCACCGACTATGATGTCTGGCACCCCGATCACGACGCAGTTACCGTGGAGACGATAGTAGCCGTGCTTCAGGCCAATGCCGTTCTGGCCCAGCGCATCGTGCGCCATGTCGTGGACCTGATCGGCGATGGCTTCGAAAGCCCCGCCCATAGCGCCCTTGCCACGGCGATCATCACCGACCGTTCGTGCATTCCCGCCGAGGCCCGCGAGCGGCTCAGGGTCATCGCAGGCAAGTATCTGGATGCATCATGA
- a CDS encoding glutamine synthetase family protein gives MSDDPRQALLRRVEEQRVAFVNLQFTDIFGMVKTVTIPVHELPDALDHGVWFDGSSIEGFARIVESDMYLVPDLSTYALIPWDQHEGLATARLICNIYTPDGKPFAGDPRHVLAAVTRQAGELGFAFNVAPEIEFFLFKTDGDGRTLPLPHDYAGYFDVSTDLATLIRRQMVRALQSLNIAVEASHHEVAAGQHEIDLRYAEALRAADQTVTARVALKAVAQLNGLHATFMPKPIAEVNGSGMHVHQSLADIVTGRNAFADPNDPYGLSATARHFIAGLLAHARGMCIILAPLVNSYKRLVPGFEAPVYISWGRTNRSALVRVPRVTAGREQSTRIELRCPDPSCNPYLAYAVMLAAGLDGIKRKLPLREAAEEDLFHVDPRAHGLEMLPTSLGSALDALREDEVIQNALGPYIYERFVDAKQQEWESYRAYVSQWEVERYLSIF, from the coding sequence ATGAGCGACGATCCCCGCCAGGCGCTGCTGCGTCGCGTCGAGGAGCAGCGCGTTGCCTTCGTCAATCTCCAATTCACCGATATCTTCGGGATGGTCAAAACGGTGACCATCCCCGTTCACGAATTGCCCGACGCCCTTGACCATGGCGTCTGGTTCGATGGCTCGTCCATCGAGGGCTTCGCGCGCATCGTCGAGAGCGATATGTACCTGGTACCGGACCTCTCGACCTACGCACTGATCCCCTGGGATCAGCATGAGGGTCTGGCCACCGCGCGTCTGATCTGCAACATCTATACTCCTGATGGCAAGCCCTTTGCCGGCGACCCGCGCCACGTACTCGCCGCCGTTACGCGGCAGGCTGGCGAACTGGGCTTCGCCTTCAACGTCGCCCCGGAGATCGAGTTCTTCCTCTTCAAAACCGACGGCGATGGCCGCACCCTGCCCCTGCCCCACGACTACGCCGGCTACTTCGACGTCTCCACTGACCTGGCGACCCTGATTCGCCGCCAGATGGTGCGCGCGCTCCAGAGTCTCAACATCGCGGTCGAAGCCTCGCACCATGAAGTCGCCGCCGGGCAGCACGAGATTGACCTGCGCTACGCCGAGGCGCTGCGGGCCGCTGACCAGACGGTGACTGCCCGCGTGGCGTTGAAGGCCGTCGCCCAGCTCAACGGTCTTCACGCCACCTTTATGCCCAAGCCGATTGCCGAAGTAAACGGCAGCGGCATGCACGTGCACCAGAGCCTGGCGGATATCGTTACTGGACGGAACGCCTTCGCCGATCCGAACGACCCCTATGGTCTGTCGGCCACGGCGCGCCATTTCATCGCCGGGCTGCTGGCCCATGCCCGCGGGATGTGCATTATTCTGGCCCCGCTGGTCAATTCGTACAAACGCCTGGTGCCGGGCTTTGAAGCGCCAGTGTACATCTCCTGGGGGCGCACTAACCGCTCGGCGCTGGTGCGCGTCCCGCGCGTCACTGCGGGGCGCGAGCAGAGCACGCGCATCGAACTGCGCTGCCCCGATCCTTCCTGCAATCCCTACCTGGCCTACGCTGTGATGCTGGCCGCCGGCCTCGACGGGATCAAGCGCAAACTGCCCCTGCGCGAAGCCGCCGAAGAGGACCTCTTCCACGTGGACCCGCGCGCCCACGGCCTGGAGATGCTGCCCACCTCCCTCGGCAGCGCGCTTGACGCCCTGCGCGAGGATGAGGTGATCCAGAATGCTCTCGGCCCCTACATCTACGAACGCTTCGTTGACGCCAAACAGCAGGAGTGGGAGAGCTACCGGGCCTATGTGTCGCAGTGGGAAGTGGAGCGGTATCTCTCGATTTTTTAG
- a CDS encoding nickel-dependent lactate racemase, translated as MEVAFTLPDITTDVPLPPLFRVRQRWETRPLADVPGATRAQLEALGLRARITPGMRVAVTAGSRGIRDVVPITRTAVEWLRLAGAAPFIVPAMGSHGGATAEGQRQLLASLGITEQSIGCPIHSSMEVVQIGSLDDGTPVFMDRLAFESDGVLVINRVKAHTSFHGTIESGLAKMCVVGLGKRHGAEIIHRTAVDGLKRLLAPMARVMIASGKILGGLAILEDAREQTADVVGLPPEEIGAEGEARLLERSKALMARLPFHQIDVLVVDELGKNISGTGMDTNVIGRLPIPGQPPPPSPVINVIVVLDLTPETHGNANGMGLADITTARFASKVDLRATYLNALTAGLVGLCKGALPIVLPTGHAAVAAAIRACGRADAAAARVVRIKNTLHLEHLLVSPPLLPEVAANPDLELLGPAGWEGLD; from the coding sequence ATGGAAGTCGCCTTCACGCTCCCCGACATAACCACTGATGTCCCGCTGCCGCCCCTCTTCCGGGTGCGGCAGCGCTGGGAAACGCGACCGCTGGCCGATGTGCCCGGGGCCACGCGCGCGCAACTGGAGGCCCTGGGCCTGCGCGCGCGCATCACTCCGGGGATGCGCGTCGCTGTGACGGCGGGCAGCCGCGGCATCCGTGATGTCGTGCCGATCACCCGGACGGCAGTCGAGTGGCTGCGTCTGGCCGGGGCCGCGCCCTTCATCGTACCGGCAATGGGCAGTCACGGCGGGGCCACTGCCGAGGGGCAACGCCAGCTCCTGGCCTCCCTCGGCATTACCGAGCAAAGCATCGGGTGCCCTATCCACAGCTCGATGGAGGTGGTGCAGATCGGCAGCCTCGACGATGGCACGCCGGTGTTCATGGATCGTCTCGCCTTCGAGTCCGATGGCGTGCTGGTGATCAACCGCGTTAAGGCCCACACCTCCTTTCACGGCACGATCGAGAGCGGTCTGGCGAAAATGTGCGTCGTGGGCCTGGGAAAGCGTCACGGCGCCGAAATCATCCACCGCACCGCCGTGGACGGCCTGAAGCGCCTGCTGGCGCCAATGGCCCGGGTGATGATCGCTAGCGGCAAGATCCTTGGCGGGCTGGCGATCCTCGAAGATGCCCGCGAGCAGACGGCTGACGTGGTGGGTTTGCCGCCGGAGGAGATCGGCGCCGAGGGCGAGGCCCGGTTGCTCGAACGCAGCAAAGCGCTGATGGCGCGCCTGCCCTTTCACCAGATTGATGTGCTGGTGGTAGATGAACTCGGCAAGAACATCAGCGGCACGGGCATGGACACCAACGTGATTGGTCGCCTGCCCATCCCCGGCCAGCCGCCCCCGCCCTCGCCGGTGATCAATGTCATCGTTGTGCTCGACCTCACCCCGGAGACCCACGGCAATGCCAACGGCATGGGCCTGGCCGATATTACCACGGCCCGCTTCGCCAGCAAGGTGGACCTCCGCGCGACCTACCTCAACGCGCTTACGGCCGGGCTGGTCGGGTTGTGCAAAGGCGCCCTGCCGATTGTCCTGCCCACCGGCCACGCCGCCGTTGCCGCCGCGATCCGCGCCTGCGGGCGAGCCGACGCCGCCGCAGCCCGTGTGGTGCGGATCAAAAACACCCTGCACCTTGAGCATCTGCTGGTCAGCCCGCCCCTGCTGCCCGAGGTCGCTGCCAATCCCGATCTAGAATTGCTTGGACCGGCCGGCTGGGAGGGGTTGGACTGA